The segment GCCGACTCGGGGAAAAATCGGCTGTCCTGTACGTATCGAATCGGTGCGGGCATCTTCTCTTAACCTCGTCTTCGCATCATAGTGTTAACTCATCATCAGCTGCGGCATTTTGCCCGCCGTTAAAGCGCAATATCGCTGGCATCGTGCTCGTCCAGCCAGCCCTGTCGCAGCTCCGGCACCGCCCGCTTCAGTCGCTCGTAATAGAGATCGGTGGAAGGCTTATCGTAGTCGGCCCGCGCCACCTGCGTCACCATCCGGCCACTTTTCACCACGATAATTTCGTCACAGACCGACCGCACCGCATGCAGATCGTGGCTGATAAACAGCACCGACAGCCCCAGCTCGCGGCGCAGCTCGGTGATCAGATCGAGGATCGCCGCGGCCACGACCGTGTCCAGCGCCGAGGTCACCTCATCGCAGAGGATCAGGTCGGGTTCAGCCGCCAGCGCGCGGGCCAGATTCACCCGCTGTTTCTGGCCGCCGGAGAGCGCCCAGGGGCGTCGCCACAATACGCTGCGCGGCAGCCGGACCAGTTCAAGCAGGCTAAAAAGGCGCTGCTGGAGCGCGGCACCGCGCAGCCCGTGGAACAGCTTCAGCGGTCGGCTGAGAATTTTTTCAACGCTGTGCGCCGGGTTCAACGCGGTATCGGCCATCTGGAACACGTACTGAATGCGCCGCAGCTCATTCTCCGGGCGCTGCCGCAGCGCGCTGGCAATATAGTGACCGTTAAACAGCAGATGCCCCTTTGAAGGGGGATTCATCCCGGCAATGGCGTGCGCCAGCGTGGTTTTGCCCGAGCCGGATTCGCCAATAATGCCGATCGCCTGCCCGCGATAGAGACGAAAATTAATGTCGTGCAGAATCGGGATTTTCGGCTCACCCTGCGCATTGAGCGGGCCATAGCCCGCCGACAGGTCGCGCACCTCCAGCAGCGGCTGGATGCCTGACTCTTCCGGTCGCCACGGGCTGGGCCGGGGCTTCTGTCTCGCCGCTTCCAGCAGCTGCTGGCTATATTGTGCCCCGGGCGCGCGGAGCAGGTCTTCAGTGGTGGCATATTCAGCAACCCTGCCTTTCAGCAGCACCAGGATGCGATCGGCCATCTGAGCCACTACCGCCAGATCGTGACTAACGTAAATGGCGGTCATGCCGCGCTGGCGCACCACGCGCCGGAATGCCTTAAGCACTTCAACCTGCGTGGTCACGTCCAGCGCGGTAGTGGGTTCGTCAAGGATAACCACCTCGGGGTCGCCGATCAGCGCCATCGCGGTCATCAGCCGCTGTAGCTGCCCGCCGGAGACCTGGTGCGGATAGCGGCTGCCGATGGTGTCAGGATGAGGCAGCGCCAGTTCGCGGAACAGCGCGATGGCTTTCTCCTCGGCTTTGGCACGGCTCATCACCCCATGGATCACTACCGGCTCCACCACCTGATCCATAATTTTCATCGCCGGATTAAACGACGCTGCCGCGCTTTGGGCGATATAGGCCACTTTATTACCGCGAAACTGACAGAGCTGTTTTGCCGTCAGCGCGGTGACGTCGGTTCCCGCCACGTGGATATCCCCTTCCGCGATGCGGCAACCATGGCGGGCATAGCCCATCAGCGCCAGCGCGATGGTGGTTTTGCCCGATCCTGACTCGCCGATCAGCGCCAGCACCTCGCCCTTCTGCACGGAAAAGCGGATATCGGAAACCAGCGAAATCTCCTGCCCCTCATCCGACCGGGCAGTGACGCGGAGATGGTTTACCGCGACGACAGGTCGTGCCGTGTGTGCCGTTACCGTCATGCTACCCCCTTCGCCTGGCTCAGCGGACGCATTGCCTGAAGGCTGTCGATAAACAGATTGGCACCGATGGTCAGGCTGGCAATAGCCAGCGCGGGCATCAGTACCGCCGGAGACCCGTCAAACAGCCCCTGTAAATTCTCACGCACCAGCGTACCCCAGTCCGCATAGGGCGGCTGCACCCCCAGGCCAAGGAAGCTCAGGCCGCTGAGCAGCAGAACGATATAAACAAAGCGCAGGCCGAAGTCGGTCAGCATCGGGTGCACCATGTTGGGCAGGATATCGTGAAGCGCAATATAAATGCGGCTCTCACCGCGCAGCCGCGACGCCTCAACGTAATCCATTGAGCGCAGGTTGGCCGCCATCGCCCACGCAATACGGTAGGCACCGGGCCAGTAGGTAAAGACGGCGGTAACGATCAGCATCGGCAGCGAGGAGCCGAAGACCGCCACGATCATCAGTGCGAGGATTTTGCCGGGCAGCACCAGCATGGCGTCGTTGATCCTGCCGAGGATCTCCTCTAACCAGCGTCCCGCCACGGCGGCCAGCAGCGCCAGCAGCGTACCGATCAGGCTGGCCAGCAGCGCCGCGCTGAGCGCCAGGCCAATCGAGTAGCGCGCGCCAAAGAGGATGCGGCTCAGCATGTCGCGCCCGAGATAATCAGTGCCGAACCAGAAATCCCTGCTGAATCCGCCGAGCATCGGGCCTGCGCCAATGTCCTCCAGATTATGCGGGGCCAGTGCGGATCCAAACAGGGCGAGAAATATCCAGATCAGGGTCACCACCAGACCCGCCCGCCCGCTGCCGCTGAGCGACAGAAAGAAACGCCAGGGAAGTGTGAGAACCGACATCATCAGCCCCTCCCTTTGGGATTAAAAGCAATGGTGAGGATATCCGCCAGCAACAGCAGCAGCAGATAACAGACGGCGAACAGCATGACGCAGAGCTGCACCACCGGCAGATCGCGGTTGCTCACCGCATCCACCAGCTGGCTGGCTACGCCGGGATAGCTAAAGATGCTTTCGATAATAATGACCCCGCCAAACAGGTAAGAGAGACTGAGAGAGATGGCATTAGCAATCGGCCCGACCGCATTCGGCAGCGCATGGCGCAGTATCGCGCGCAGCGGCGACACGCCTTTTAGCAGCGTCATCTCCAGATAAGGGCTGTCCATCTGGTTAATCAGCGCCGAGCGGGTCATGCGCGCCATCTGTGCCACCAGCACGCAGCAGAGCGTCAGCACCGGTAGGGCATAATTCCGCAGGTAGCTGAGAAGGTCAGCCGGGGGCGTGCCGGGCGACATCGCAGGCACCCAGTGCAGCCTGACGGCAAAGATAATCACCGCCACGGTCGCCACCAGAAACTCCGGCACCGCCACCACCGCCAGGGTCGCCATCATCAGCCCGCGATCGAAGCGCGAGCCGCGCTTCATTGCCGCCGTCAGCCCAATCAGCAGCGCCAGCGGCACCGACACCAGCGTAGTCAGCCCGGCCAGCTCAAAGGTGGCGGGCAGGCGCTGGGCCACCAGCTGCGAGACCGGCAGATGACTGGCAAACGAGGTGCCGAAATCGCCGTGCAGCATACCGGTCAGCCAGTGCAGATAGCGCATCAGCAGGGGCTGATCCAGCCCGAGCTGCTGCCGCAGGGCTGCGACCGTTTCCGGGGTGGCACTCTGGCCCAGTACCATCTGCGCCGCGTCACCCGGCAGCAGGCTGGTGATAAAAAACACCACCGCCGAAACAATCAGCAGGGTAAGCACACCCGCCCCACAGCGGCGGGCAATCAGGAGGAGCATATAGCGGTTCATCGCCGTTCTCCTTTATGGATTAGCGGTTATCAGGAAAGCCAGGCGAATTCGTGGAAGCGATAGCCCATCATCATGCCCGACGGCCAGGCTTCCACCCCTTTCACCCGGCTGCTGTGCCCATCCAGTGAGCTGATAAAGGTGGGAATAATCGTGCCGCAGTGGTTGTAAATCAGCGCCTGCATATCGCCGTACATCTGTTTGCGCTTTGCCTGGTCGCGTTCGCCGCGCGCCGCCACCACCAGCTGGTCGAACTGCGGGTTTTTCCATCCGGACTCATTATTGGGGGCGTCGGAGAGGTAAAACTGTGAGAAGAGCAGATCGAGCGTCGGGCGCGGGTTGATGGAGCCGTAGCCGAGCGGATCTTTAGTCCAGTGCGTTGACCAGTAGCCGTCGTAGGGAACGCGCCGTACCTGGAAATTCACCCCGGCCGAACGGCCGAGCTGCTGAATAAGCTGTCCGCCCTCCACCGATCCCTCGATATTCTGGGTGGTGATAATCTCGGCGCTGGCGCCCGCCATCCCGGCTTTTTTAAAGTGAAAGCGCGCCTTTTCAACGTCCATTGGCCGCTGGGGGATCTCCTTATTAAACAGCGGATGCCACGGCGGCACCGGCGTATCGTTCGCCACCTCGCCAAAGCCCTGCATCACGGTTTTCACCATAATCTCGCGCGGCTGGAGATACTTCATGCCCAGCACGAAATCCTCACTGCTGCCGGGCTTCATATCGGTACGAACAATCAGGTTGGTGTACATGCCGGACTTGCTCTCCAGCACGCCAAACTGGCCGGACTGGCGCAGACGCTTAACATCATTAGCGGTAAGCGTGGCAACGATATGCAGATCGCCGGACATCAGGGCGTTAACGCGGGCGGCCTGATCGGTAACGCCCATCAGCTCCACCTCGTCCAGGTGCGGCAGGCCAGGCTTCCAGTAGTGGGGGTTCTTCACCCCGACCGTACTGACGCCGGGCGTAAAGGATTTGCACTGATAAGGGCCGGTGCCGACGGCCTTATTGAAATCCTTCGTGCCGTCCTGAAGGATTAAAAACGGGCTGGTCGCCAGCACGGTAGGTATATCGAAATTAGGCTGGGTCAAAACCAGCTTCACTTCGGTGGGGCTGACGGCGGTGATGCTGCTGAACTGCTTCGCCTGGTTAATCGCTGTGGAAGCAACGGCGGGATCTTTATGGCGGCTGAGCGAAAACACCACATCCTGCGCGGTCAGCGCTTTGCCATCGTGGAAGGTGACGCCCGGCCGCAGTTTGATCTGCCAGCTGATACCGTCGCTGCTTTCAATGGATTCGGCCAGCGCGGGCTGGGCGACCAGCTTTTTATCCAGCTCGGTCAGGCCGCTGTAGAACATAAACTGGCGGGTGTAGTCACCGCTGTTGTTGCCCTTTGCCGGGTCCAGGGTGTCGGTCGCCGAGGCATTCGCCACCGCCGCACGCAGCCTGCCGCCCTTTACCGGCGTCTCAGCCGCGGCGCTTATCGCCGGGAACGCCACCAGCCCGGTACTCATTACCGCCCCCGCCGACAGCAGCTTCATGATGCTGCGGCGCGACAGGGAGACCTCATTAATCGCCTGGCTTAAGGACGGGTTAACACGACCAAATTCTTTGCGAAATTTACTCATCTGCACACCCTCAAAGTCGAACGTTAGAGGCTCAGGAGATCAGATCCCGAGCTTTGTAATACAGCCCCGCCACCGGCAGGAACCAGGGTTTTCCAAAGTAGCCGGGTACGGCGGGCCAGCTGTCGCGCTGCCAGGGGTTAGCGGACGCTTTTTCGGCAATGATGTCGGCCATCACGCGGCCCATCCATACCGACATCTGGGTGCCGTGACCGCTGTAGCCCAGCGAATAAAACACCCCCTCCTGTTCGCCCGCATGCGGTAGCCTGTCTGCCGTCATATCCACCAGGCCACCCCAGCAGTAGTCGATTTTTGCCGACGCGAGCGCAGGAAAAATTTTGCTCAGGCCAGCCTGTAACACCCGGCCGCTGCGCGCATCGGAGGTGGGATTACTGATGGCGAAGCGGGCGCGGCCGCCGAACACCAGGCGCCGATCGGCGGTGGTGCGGAAATAGTTGCCGATATTCAGGGAGGTAACGCAGGTGCGGTTAGTGGGCATCAGCGCGTGAAGCTGTTCAGGCGGCAGCGGCTCGGTGACCACGATAAAGCTGCCTACCGGGACAATGCGGCGCTGGAACCACTCAAAGGGGCCGACGTTCGAGCAGCCGGTGGCCATCAGCACTTTATCGGCGAGGATCTCACCGCCGGGTGTGCCGACCCGATGTCGGTATCCCTGGAGACGCGTCAGTCGGGTAACCGGCGTATGCTCGAAAATCTCAGCGCCGCTGCTGACCGCCGCCTGCGCCAGGCCCACGCCAAATTTCCCCATATGCATCTGCCCGCCGCGCCGCTGAATCAGCCCGCCGTGAAAGGCAGTCGAGTTGACCTCACGCCGCACCTCATCGGCCCCCAGCAGTTCGACCTCGGGATCGACGGTGCTTTTCAGCGCCTCGTAGGTGGCCTTCAGCCCGGAAAAGTGCGCGGGCTTGCTGGCGAGTTTAATTTTGCCGCAGCGCAGAAAATCACAGTCGATCTGCTCCTCTTCCACCAGGCTCTGCACGTAGTCAACCGCGCTGGCGAAGGCGCGATAGTAGCGGCTGGCCTGCTCAACGCCCCGGCTGGCCACCAGCGAAGCGAAGTTCTGCGATACGCCGGTGTTGCAGTGGCCGCCGTTGCGGGAGGAGGCCTGGCTCATCACCGCCCCGGCTTCCAGCACCACCACCTTAAGTCCGCTGCGCGCCAGACTGAGCGCCGCAGAGATACCGGTAAAACCGCCCCCAATCACCACCACATCTGCCGTGGCGGGTAGTTCA is part of the Erwinia sp. HDF1-3R genome and harbors:
- a CDS encoding ABC transporter substrate-binding protein yields the protein MSKFRKEFGRVNPSLSQAINEVSLSRRSIMKLLSAGAVMSTGLVAFPAISAAAETPVKGGRLRAAVANASATDTLDPAKGNNSGDYTRQFMFYSGLTELDKKLVAQPALAESIESSDGISWQIKLRPGVTFHDGKALTAQDVVFSLSRHKDPAVASTAINQAKQFSSITAVSPTEVKLVLTQPNFDIPTVLATSPFLILQDGTKDFNKAVGTGPYQCKSFTPGVSTVGVKNPHYWKPGLPHLDEVELMGVTDQAARVNALMSGDLHIVATLTANDVKRLRQSGQFGVLESKSGMYTNLIVRTDMKPGSSEDFVLGMKYLQPREIMVKTVMQGFGEVANDTPVPPWHPLFNKEIPQRPMDVEKARFHFKKAGMAGASAEIITTQNIEGSVEGGQLIQQLGRSAGVNFQVRRVPYDGYWSTHWTKDPLGYGSINPRPTLDLLFSQFYLSDAPNNESGWKNPQFDQLVVAARGERDQAKRKQMYGDMQALIYNHCGTIIPTFISSLDGHSSRVKGVEAWPSGMMMGYRFHEFAWLS
- a CDS encoding ABC transporter permease, with protein sequence MNRYMLLLIARRCGAGVLTLLIVSAVVFFITSLLPGDAAQMVLGQSATPETVAALRQQLGLDQPLLMRYLHWLTGMLHGDFGTSFASHLPVSQLVAQRLPATFELAGLTTLVSVPLALLIGLTAAMKRGSRFDRGLMMATLAVVAVPEFLVATVAVIIFAVRLHWVPAMSPGTPPADLLSYLRNYALPVLTLCCVLVAQMARMTRSALINQMDSPYLEMTLLKGVSPLRAILRHALPNAVGPIANAISLSLSYLFGGVIIIESIFSYPGVASQLVDAVSNRDLPVVQLCVMLFAVCYLLLLLLADILTIAFNPKGRG
- a CDS encoding FAD-binding oxidoreductase, encoding MKLESFWQVTAPVFTGASQGELPATADVVVIGGGFTGISAALSLARSGLKVVVLEAGAVMSQASSRNGGHCNTGVSQNFASLVASRGVEQASRYYRAFASAVDYVQSLVEEEQIDCDFLRCGKIKLASKPAHFSGLKATYEALKSTVDPEVELLGADEVRREVNSTAFHGGLIQRRGGQMHMGKFGVGLAQAAVSSGAEIFEHTPVTRLTRLQGYRHRVGTPGGEILADKVLMATGCSNVGPFEWFQRRIVPVGSFIVVTEPLPPEQLHALMPTNRTCVTSLNIGNYFRTTADRRLVFGGRARFAISNPTSDARSGRVLQAGLSKIFPALASAKIDYCWGGLVDMTADRLPHAGEQEGVFYSLGYSGHGTQMSVWMGRVMADIIAEKASANPWQRDSWPAVPGYFGKPWFLPVAGLYYKARDLIS
- a CDS encoding ABC transporter permease, with translation MSVLTLPWRFFLSLSGSGRAGLVVTLIWIFLALFGSALAPHNLEDIGAGPMLGGFSRDFWFGTDYLGRDMLSRILFGARYSIGLALSAALLASLIGTLLALLAAVAGRWLEEILGRINDAMLVLPGKILALMIVAVFGSSLPMLIVTAVFTYWPGAYRIAWAMAANLRSMDYVEASRLRGESRIYIALHDILPNMVHPMLTDFGLRFVYIVLLLSGLSFLGLGVQPPYADWGTLVRENLQGLFDGSPAVLMPALAIASLTIGANLFIDSLQAMRPLSQAKGVA
- a CDS encoding ABC transporter ATP-binding protein, with the translated sequence MTVTAHTARPVVAVNHLRVTARSDEGQEISLVSDIRFSVQKGEVLALIGESGSGKTTIALALMGYARHGCRIAEGDIHVAGTDVTALTAKQLCQFRGNKVAYIAQSAAASFNPAMKIMDQVVEPVVIHGVMSRAKAEEKAIALFRELALPHPDTIGSRYPHQVSGGQLQRLMTAMALIGDPEVVILDEPTTALDVTTQVEVLKAFRRVVRQRGMTAIYVSHDLAVVAQMADRILVLLKGRVAEYATTEDLLRAPGAQYSQQLLEAARQKPRPSPWRPEESGIQPLLEVRDLSAGYGPLNAQGEPKIPILHDINFRLYRGQAIGIIGESGSGKTTLAHAIAGMNPPSKGHLLFNGHYIASALRQRPENELRRIQYVFQMADTALNPAHSVEKILSRPLKLFHGLRGAALQQRLFSLLELVRLPRSVLWRRPWALSGGQKQRVNLARALAAEPDLILCDEVTSALDTVVAAAILDLITELRRELGLSVLFISHDLHAVRSVCDEIIVVKSGRMVTQVARADYDKPSTDLYYERLKRAVPELRQGWLDEHDASDIAL